Proteins co-encoded in one Candidatus Zixiibacteriota bacterium genomic window:
- the flgG gene encoding flagellar basal-body rod protein FlgG has translation MIKAMRTAASGMIAQQMNVDNIANNLANVNTTGFKRSKIEFQDVLYQNLRKAGTASALGSEVPTGLAIGYGTRAAASSRQFTEGNLTRTGNPLDLAISGDGFFQIQHPDGTTAYTRDGAFKISGDGRIVNVDGYILDPEITIPQNATAISVGTDGTIEVSIPGQSDPTNLGQIELARFVNPAGLEALGRNLLVATRASGDPLTDIPTQSGLGSLDQGYLEMSNVEVVDEMVNMIVAQRAYEMNSKAIQTADDMASIANSLKR, from the coding sequence ATGATTAAGGCTATGCGAACTGCGGCCAGTGGAATGATTGCCCAGCAAATGAATGTGGACAATATCGCCAACAACCTGGCCAACGTAAACACTACCGGCTTCAAGCGTAGTAAGATCGAGTTCCAGGATGTGCTGTACCAGAACTTGCGTAAGGCTGGTACCGCCTCGGCGCTCGGATCGGAAGTTCCGACCGGATTGGCTATCGGCTATGGTACGCGTGCGGCGGCTTCTTCTCGTCAGTTCACGGAAGGAAATCTCACTCGGACCGGCAATCCGCTCGACCTGGCAATCAGCGGCGACGGCTTTTTCCAGATCCAGCACCCCGATGGCACTACCGCATACACTCGAGATGGTGCCTTCAAGATTTCTGGTGACGGACGAATTGTCAATGTCGATGGATACATTCTTGACCCCGAGATAACGATTCCCCAGAACGCTACAGCCATTTCTGTCGGCACCGACGGGACAATAGAGGTGTCTATCCCCGGTCAATCCGATCCGACCAATTTGGGACAGATTGAACTGGCACGGTTCGTCAACCCGGCCGGTCTTGAGGCGCTCGGACGTAACTTGCTGGTGGCGACACGAGCCTCGGGCGATCCGCTCACCGACATTCCAACCCAGAGTGGTTTGGGCTCGCTCGATCAAGGCTATCTCGAGATGTCTAACGTCGAAGTCGTTGATGAAATGGTCAATATGATTGTCGCCCAACGTGCCTACGAGATGAACTCGAAGGCTATACAAACGGCCGATGATATGGCCAGTATCGCCAATAGCCTGAAGAGGTAA
- a CDS encoding flagellar hook-basal body protein: MIKGIYTSASGMLPNIKRQELTAHNVANAATPGYKKDSLFTRELSRAEQRQKVTRSDWERPLEDVIYTDYAAGMFDRTGNPLDLAIDGDGFFSLELEDGSTALTRNGSFSVNKEGMLAAPGGGIVVSEGGAIEIGNGKVSVSHTGEVQVDGVVMGQITPVTVEDVQQLEKIGRGMLLAPEDAELLTVDHAVIRQGYVESSNVDIVGEMVDMIIAYRSYEANSKSVQSQDDSLDKLFRRVGSNG; encoded by the coding sequence ATGATTAAGGGAATTTACACATCCGCTTCGGGCATGTTGCCCAACATTAAGCGGCAGGAATTAACGGCTCATAATGTCGCTAATGCTGCCACGCCAGGATACAAGAAGGATTCACTGTTTACTCGGGAGTTATCCCGGGCTGAGCAACGACAGAAAGTAACCCGCTCCGACTGGGAGCGTCCACTCGAAGATGTGATCTATACTGATTACGCGGCCGGTATGTTTGACCGAACCGGCAATCCTCTCGATCTGGCGATAGATGGCGACGGTTTCTTCTCCCTGGAATTGGAGGACGGTTCCACCGCTTTAACCCGCAATGGGTCTTTCTCGGTCAACAAAGAGGGAATGCTGGCTGCTCCGGGTGGGGGCATCGTGGTCTCCGAGGGCGGCGCAATTGAGATTGGAAATGGAAAGGTGTCTGTTTCCCACACTGGAGAAGTGCAGGTTGATGGTGTCGTCATGGGGCAGATCACTCCGGTAACGGTTGAGGATGTTCAGCAACTGGAAAAGATCGGCCGGGGAATGTTACTGGCTCCCGAGGACGCAGAATTGTTGACGGTCGACCATGCTGTAATACGGCAGGGGTATGTGGAATCATCGAACGTGGATATTGTTGGGGAGATGGTCGACATGATCATCGCCTATCGATCATATGAAGCCAACTCCAAATCGGTGCAGTCCCAGGATGATTCTCTGGATAAGCTGTTCAGACGAGTTGGCTCGAATGGATAA